TGAGTCAAGGCGTcaaggacaaaaaaaaacggagGCCGAGACAGATCAAGATTGCAGATCAAGGTTGAGGATCGAGGTCGATGAATCGCTTCACGCGAGTAttccagcttctctcggCTGAAGGTGTCAGCCTGCCATCTCTCCTGAGTCTAGTGCCATTTTCCCCTCATTGATTTATTGACGAATGGCCACTGATCTGCGTGGGGCAAGGATTCCCTGCGGACAAGCCGAGGCTCAACTGGGATTTAGCTGTCCGAAGTTTTTAGTGTCTGGAGCTGAGCTGAACGCTCTCGCACCTGAGTAATCAAGTGCGGGTCTCTGCAGACAGGCTTCTCCCACCGCCTATCAATATTTTGTCGCTTGAAGCTGGTGTAGTCGTCATTCGCATTCAGCACGCTAATAATTCACTTTTCGATTTCATTTCGCGTCCGACTCTGATTTGAGCAGGTCTTGACAGACGCTCGCCCGAGAAGTAGGAATACCCTTCCCTCCCAATTGGTCTCATCTCAGTCGCTCGCCCGCACCACGTGATCTGATTGGGGTTGTTTTCATGCAAGTGCTATCCTGTCTCAAATTTGCGACCAGGTTGGGGACAAATACGAGGTACTGAGGTGCTTGACGAGGAGATAACAGCGAAGTGTCAAGTGGAAATTGTCGAAGGTCCATGATGCCGAAAGGGCTGATGCCAGAGGACTTGACTGAAGGAGATTGCAACCAGAGGTTGAAGATAAGTAAGGCGGGTGAGTATGAACTCCATCCACTCTGTAAATGGGCCTCGCGCGTAGGAATCGGAAGCTATCATCTCGACGTCGAGGATTGAAGTTCAGACAGGCACCACGCGCCTCGATCTCAACCCTAAAAATGCGTCTATCAGCGGACGGGCGTGATCTGGAAATCTTACTTTTTCTTATCGAAAAGGTACTGCATTAGTGCACATCCAGATTGACTGCTCAGGAAAGTGGGCTCTGCTCCACTGTGTGGACTCTGTGGAGCAATGTCGGCAATCAGTTTGACCCTCGATTGACTCATCCTCTATCAAAGATGGGTGCGAGGTCTTGCTGAACCCGTGAAGTTGAGTCTGAGGTGAAGAATATTGATTTCCAGTAGTTCGCTCGTGCGTCTGCGTTTGCGTATCCTTAGGTACTTGAGTAGCGCGAGGCTAGTGCGGTCCATGTGTACTGGTTCATAATCATTCAACACCGAGATATTGATGCTACTACTCCTGGACTATGAGTGTACACTGTACACTCACAGTGTACATTCGAAAGGATGTACTGCCGTGGTAGATTAGGTACTCGGTACCTGGCTAATGAGTACCAGAATATGTAATTCGGTCTGTCGTGTATCTAGATTGGCGATAAGATAACCGAATGGCCTCAACCCAGTGACTtgcgccaaaaaaaaagaattctGGGCGCGTGTCTTGATTCGTTGGCTAGGCCGTCAGCCAAGTTTAGATCCTCGTGTGCAATCACAAGCCGCGTGACAATGGAACCTTGACTCCCCGCACGAGGTGAGAGGATGGCCTAGGCACACCGAATCGGGGCAAGTTGATGCTTATGATGTCTCTACACCTGCATGAGGTCTGTGGTTAATTTCCAAGCTGAAAAGACTTTACAAAGGTAAGTCCAGTCACTCTCCAACATGCACCCTTTCGCGTGACGGGTAGAGAAGCCTCGGATCCATGGGAGAATAACCACCTGCGCTCGGCAACCCACTCGGGATGAGTCTGTTTGACCAATCGTCACGATGACCGGGATAAGGTTTTCCACGGGTGCCAAGCCTGCCAAGGGCAAAGGCGTCGGTCTTTGGGGATGTAGATAGCCGTTCCAGCTTTCCACTGGTCAGCCCAAGGATCTTTGATGCTGCAGCTTATCTAAAATGCCTGAGTGGCGGAGGAAATCggggaattttttttctctcttttcaggTAGCCTTTTAAAAATGAACGAGCGCCGGCAGTCCAACCCTGtctatttcccccctctcatcGTCAGACGCTCCCTTCGTGACGTGACAAGAAAAGGGCGTTGAGCCGTTTCGCAGCGGCCCTTGACTTTGCCAGCACACCAGAACACTCTCCGAGAGTTGAAACCGGCCGGTGAAAATGGGCCTCAAAAGTTGGATCCACGACACGAATCTGCGCGTTGCGCGCAGCCCCGTGGGGAGATGGTTTCGCCTGGAAAATTCGGGCCACGTGAGTGATCACCGTGATAATTCTCAAACCAAAACAGTGGAATAATAGGATGAAAAAGCCGCGGGAACGGAAGGGCAGCTTCTTTTTCACGGAGCTTCGAGCTGGTCTCGCCACCTTCTTCGCCATGGCCTACATTATCTCAGTGAATAGTACCATCACCTCCGAGTCAGGTGGTACCTGCGTCTGTCCTGCAGACAGCATGGCCGACTTGTGTGACACCAACCCCGAATACCTGGTCTGCGTGCAGGAGATCAAGCGCGACCTCGTGACCGCCACTGCAGCCATCTCCGCCTTGTCGACCTTCTTCATGGGCCTGTTTGCCAACCTGCCGATCGCGCTTGCTCCCGGCATGGGCCTCAACGCTTATTTCGCTTACACCGTCGTGGGATATCATGGCAACGGCCTGATTCCGTATCAAGTTGCTTTGACCGCGGTCTTTGTTGAGGGATGGGTCTTCTTGGGTCTCACAGTTCTCGGCATGCGACAATGGCTTGCACGCGCCATTCCCGCATCCATCAAGCTTGCCACCGGTGTCGGAATTGGTCTCTACCTCGCCTTGATCGGCTTGACCTACAGCGCTGGAATTGGATTGATTCAAGGCGCTCAGTCGACGCCGATCGAGCTAGCCGGTTGCGCAGCCGAGTTCTTTGACGAGAAGACGGGATTGTGTATCAGCAGCCAGAAGATGCGCAACCCTACGATGTGGATTGGCATCTTCTGCGGTGGCTTTTTCACTGTTCTTCTGATGATGTACCGTGTGAAGGGTGCAATTATCATGGGAATCCTACTGGTGTCGATCATCTCGTGGCCGCGCTCGACTCCCGTGACCTACTTCCCCCACACTGTTCTGGGTGACAGTATGTTTGATTTCTTCAAGAAGGTGGTCACGTTCCATCCGATCACTCGAACACTTGTCGCGCAGGATTGGGATATTTCCGGAAATGGTGGCCAATTCGGGCTGGCCTTTATTACTTTCTTGGTAAGCTCTGAAGTAGCCACTCAAGGCTTTTATTTGATTCCCCCTCTCACCGTGTTGATCGCTGACGCCAAATGGGCAGTACGTCGATATCCTCGATACAACTGGTACTATGTACTCTATGGCCCGATTCGCTGGTGTCATCGACGAGCGCACTCAGGACTTTGAAGGCAGTGCAATCGCCTACGTAAGTATTGTTTCAAGCTCCGCATAGCTCGCAGACAGTCCGATTAACATTTTTCCCCAGACGATTGATGccatttccatttccattgGATCCCTTTTCGGCAGCCCGCCTGTCACGGCCTTTGTCGAATCCGGCGCCGGTATTTCGGAAGGTGGCAAGACCGGATTGACCTCCTGCGTGACGGGACTGgctttcttcatctccatcttctttgcacCAATTTTCGCGTCCATCCCCCCATGGGCCACCGGCTGCACTCTTGTGATTGTCGGCACTCTGATGGCTCAGTCTGCGGCAAAGATCAACTGGCGATACCATGGCGATGCAATCCCGGCATTCCTCACCATTGCCATCATGCCCTTTACCTATAGCATTGCCTACGGGTTGATTGCC
This genomic window from Penicillium oxalicum strain HP7-1 chromosome III, whole genome shotgun sequence contains:
- a CDS encoding putative xanthine/uracil permease, with the protein product MGLKSWIHDTNLRVARSPVGRWFRLENSGHPRERKGSFFFTELRAGLATFFAMAYIISVNSTITSESGGTCVCPADSMADLCDTNPEYLVCVQEIKRDLVTATAAISALSTFFMGLFANLPIALAPGMGLNAYFAYTVVGYHGNGLIPYQVALTAVFVEGWVFLGLTVLGMRQWLARAIPASIKLATGVGIGLYLALIGLTYSAGIGLIQGAQSTPIELAGCAAEFFDEKTGLCISSQKMRNPTMWIGIFCGGFFTVLLMMYRVKGAIIMGILLVSIISWPRSTPVTYFPHTVLGDSMFDFFKKVVTFHPITRTLVAQDWDISGNGGQFGLAFITFLYVDILDTTGTMYSMARFAGVIDERTQDFEGSAIAYTIDAISISIGSLFGSPPVTAFVESGAGISEGGKTGLTSCVTGLAFFISIFFAPIFASIPPWATGCTLVIVGTLMAQSAAKINWRYHGDAIPAFLTIAIMPFTYSIAYGLIAGILSYVLLNGTAWILEKASGGRIVPPNKDESDPWSWKVPGGILPPWVKRAARGKKDFWRQDEEQAVADDLGSLGSSHERVAIEKGPHNAEEPTKAL